tagatagatagatagatagatagatagatagatagatagataacaaTTAGCCCACTATTGAGTAGACACAGTGCAAGTCCTTACGGGattattaaaaatgttataATTTTGCTGCAGGAAATAGAATAATACTacaggaaaaatgtttttgtgatgtAATATGCCATATAAAAAATGTCAATAACTCACTACTGAGTATCACAGGCAAACTATAAACTCCTAAAGAAACGTTATAGTGATAGTACAGGAGGTAAAAACTACCATGAAGTGCGATAACTTTTTTTACGATCACCGTAAAATCACTCCAGACACGTTGCAGCTCTGTATGGGCACTTTTTCACGAGCAGGATCGGTGAGATGTGGTTTCCAGCAGCATGTGTTTCCAGCGCCGAGGCTGTTAGCCCGTCATATTCAGACGATACTGTAAATATGGTGGAAGTCTGGTTAGTCATGTAGCGGCTGGAGGAACAGCTCCATTCGTCAGGCGTCCGGGTCGATCAAACACCTCCCGGGATCGATGGCACGCCTCGACAATCCCCCGGCACTCACTGCAGACAGCCATGCCCCTTTAAccaccctccccacacacacacccacacacacacacacgcacaaaccaTCCAACCAATTTGTCTGTGCATGTCAAATCACAATAATTAAGCATTATCGATCTCAGATTCAATTAACTTCATTAACGCGGGTTGCACTGGTGATTggggagggatggagatgagggagagaggtgagggaggagatTATAGGATCTCATCAACTTGGGGAATGAGGAGGGagtgatggacacacacacacacacacgcacacacacacacacacacagctatgtATGACGGGATTCAGAAGACAGCTGCTTTCATCTTCTGTCTGACTTCAACTATGTCTCATAACAATATTGCTTTATCCATGAGCTGATGAGAACAATGCTCTCTCtgcccctgcctctctctctttctctctcacacacacacacacacgcacacacacacatacagtcaaaCTCCACGGCCTAAGCAGATGTGTAAACAGACAGTGTTGacgtgcctgtgtgtctgaTAGGGCTGTTAAGTGATTATATAAGCATGATAAACTGTTTCCTAACATCATAACATCTGCGGAGTGCATAAGCATTTCCCCACTTTATGGACAGAGGAATTTCGAGACTGGTTCATAGTCACAGTTTCATAATcctgataacattttttttttttttttttttttttttttttgtgattgccAGTAATTCATGCGTTTGTGGAAACCTCCATCTAATATTTTAATGTTCTATGAAAATGTCTCTTTCCATGATCTGgttaaaaatatcagtgtttcaTGGCAGTAAACTGTATTTGTATCCAGCCATCGAAAATAATCTCACAGCTCTCATGTtgtgaggaattttttttttttttttaccctccaaATATTGTGactgtgtctttttttgttggttCAGTGTGTGCTTTCTTTGAAAGGAAACTATTTTCCAACATTCGAGTGTTTGCTAAGATTTACTGAATTGGGTTCTGGGATGAGAATTCCCTGTTTTAATGGCAGccgtttgtgtttgtgctcagacttcaaaaaaataatctgcgAGCATTCCGAGCTCTCCCCAAAAAACAACTGTGGcgtccctctgctcgcctccgTTTTCAAAATCAGCATTCTCACTCGGCCTGCTCTCCTGAAAATGAGATCAAGCCACCTCTTCTACCCTGCTGAcagttcatctctctctctctctgtctctctctctctctctctctctctctctctactaaTTAAAAGAGCACCTGCATGCCTGGTGTGCTTGGCCCAGGCTGCTTCCACTCCAgcggtgtgtgtatgcaagcatgcatgtgtgtgtgtgtgtgtgtgtgtgtgtgtgtgtgtgtgtgtgagagagagagagagtgtgagtgcgagtgtgtgcCAATGTGTTTCTCCATATTTATCTCAGTATCCTGGGTCATAGTGTTGTGAACCTAGCAGTCTGGACCCAAGCCAGTGGCCTTGGGGATCAtctgtacgagtgtgtgtgtgtgtgtgtgtggccccaGTCTTGACTGTCTTCCAAGACCTGCcgcccttctcctcctcctcctctcccctcagtctcctctccttccaccACATTTATTCAtgtctcctttctccttctcctcgcTCCGCGCTAGAAATTTTGTCGGAGTATTGAATATCGAGTGCAAAagctacaacaataaatacaataaatgaagaagacacacacacacacacacacacactcacacactcacagaaaccATGTTCTGCCAAGTGTAGGTAAGAGAgcaaaagaagagaggagactACAGACGCTGGAACCGGCACACTTAAAGTCCCCACAGaaatattgttgtaatattacaGTGAATTTTTATTAAGTTGAAGCTAATACTTACACTGCAGATTTACACTGCAGAACAAGCCACTATTTTCCCAGACCCTGGACTAGAATTTCCTTGGTAATAACCAGCAAGTATTTCAATACGGTGTTGTGCAGCAGGCAGCCGGCGTCAATGTCAACGCACACCTCCAACTTTTCACCGTGTAATATTACGGCATTATCAAAAACTTATATTAAAACCGTtttttggaaactgtttttGAACTGCTGTCAGAGAGATATGAAGGTCCTGATTTCACAAATGGATGCAGGTAGAAGACATGggctcaacttttattttggtgcACTTACTGGTAGATATTTAGTTTTCCTGTCTGTACATTAACCTGTAGCATTTCCAGCTGCATATCAGGATATACACACGACCGCTAATTAGTCCAGAAATCATTTGAGTGCTTCATGTAGGCAGATGCAGTCAACATTTGGTTTAAGacagtgtgtgctgttttttttttttttttttttttttttttccctgcttctCTGCGTGAGTCTATACGTATCACACActtacaggtacacacacacacacacacacagacacatgccaCAGATAAAAGCGGCTAATTTGAagcggtgtgtgtatgtggcgtTTTAAAGGAGATTTCACGTTGATGTTTGGCCTTGATGAGAGTGCCGCGCCgctgtgttctgctgtttcCTCAGCCAGAGCATTGTTCTCTTAAACAGCTGTCGTTTTGGCTGATTCAGAACAGATGGCATGTACATGTGGGTCTGCTCGGCTGCACGTATGTGCGGGCGGGCGGGTGAGTCTCACACacggagagaggaagagcgagagggaggaaggagaaagagagagatggggggcgTACTGCAAGAGGAGTCGGGGtagagtgctttttttttttttttttttttcctcaggatccataaaatgttaaaatatacCAAGCTGAAATGATTCATCAGAGGAGAGCTTTTAGGAAAGTTGTAGTTCAGTAAAATACATGACAAACAATAGGAACACGCAGTCTGCATAAGGATCATGTGACATGTGATTTTAAATTGCGTGCATCATCAGTTAATGTGAGATaacatgtctgaaatgtttgaaatggaTCCCTTTAGCTTGTTAGATTGAACGCTGAAGCAGACTGCATGTTCGGCAGAGAAGCTCTAGAGATTGCCTGAAGGCAAAGAGTTGTTCGACTGCAGCGGTACAGTacaactggtgtgtgtgtgcgcgtgtgtgtgtgtgtgtgtgtgtgtgtgtgtgtgtgtgtgtgcgtgcgcctgtttctgtatgtgtgtgtgtgagatgtgtgatGGGCTCTGGGatatctgtgtctctgtgcatcTGTTTATCCCACGGCGGTGTCGTATCATCGCCGATGGCAACCAGCGGCCTGACAATGACAGAGACTCCTCTCTGTGTCGCTGCTGATGCAGTGCtagtgtgcacaaacacacacacacacacacacacactcacacatacacacacacctccacacataAGTTGCAGTGTTCAGTGAGAGATAGGAGTCTGCAGCAGCTGAAGTGTGTTGTATGATATGTCTGGCAGGTTGTGTAGGTACTTACTGTACTCACACTCCAAGATTTTCACCAAGCTGTGGATGTGATTTGGAGTTCAGTTTTCAAACTCTTCACCCTGTTTTTGTCACCCTGATATTTTTACCCCCCTACAAGGGTTCATATGGAGACCTTGTTGTTATTAGAAAACTGTTTAGAAAAGGGTATTATTGCACGGTATAGCCATCCGTAATGTGCCAGTTATTAAATTCACCCTCGTCATGCtaagtatttttgttttcatttactaCATTATTTAATCAGCGCTGTGTTTATCTTTGACACTGCTGAAGTGTGATTGAATGGGTGCTGCTGTGCCACACCCGTCCCGCTGACGTGCTCACTATGTGTTTACATACCAGGTTTGATGAGTGATGGCCTCTTACAGAAAGGAATGCTAGGCACAAGGCCACAGACGTCCATGcactctctcatctcctctgccAGTTTAGTTGCTAAAAGGAAAAGATGTGTACGTGCGTGcctgcgtgcgtgtatgtgtttgtgtgtgtgtgtgtgtttttatctttgcctgtgtgtgcctctgttGTTTATCAGAAAACCCAGCTTTAATCAAAAACTGCAAGCATGCAGCATTTCTTGTCtcgttgttcttttttttctttgatagacttattaacaaaagaaaacattcacaGATGTACAAAGAGGCAAGACTGCGATTTGTCTTGATACATCTCCCCTCCGTATGATTTCCATCGTATTATTCTTAAACTAGAGAGATCTGAATATAAATTGAAAGCCTCCAGCCCACTCCCTGAAGctaaactgtaaataataacTCTAAACTTTTTCTAATCTTTGGTAATTGAAGCAAATGGGTTTTGCGGGGAGAGATTTGTCGCCGGGAAACGTAcatacattcatttttatttacgAGGAGGCGAGGGCTGAGCAGTGTAATGAGTGAAAATGCATGCTTAATTTAAATGGCGAGTGTGTCTGTTAGGGAATGCATTAGAGTCTGCAGAAGAAGCGTAAGACATATTAATTGACAGACAGGAACCGCTGTCTCCGAGGTTGATACAAGTAATTTATTACTTCAGAAACGAATGCCACCGCCAGAATGTGCTTCATTAATTTcaaatttagttttaatttcaAGCTGTTGCCCCTTGAGAAGAATAAGGTGGCAAGTTCTGTTTGAAGAGacatttttcccctctccctccctccatttttctctttccatcctccatctctctctagCTGTCTCTGATTTTCTGCAGTACAGAACAAAGACCTGAgggtggagagaggaagagagagaggggcaacTTGATTCCAATTTGAAAACAATGTAAATGCAAAAGGGGAAGTTAAAATGGAATGACTGCAACAGTTTATGATATGAGATACTCTGTAAATGTCTGTGCGTGATTGCTTTGTTACCTCTGGAGGAAGGGTGAATGTCAATGTCTTGTGTTTCTATCGGTTGCCTGCTTTGTGAGGAAGCACGGGAATGCAGAATAGAGGATCTCCATCATTAGATATGCTGTCAGACTGGTTCtaacaaatctctctctctctctctctctctctctctctctctgtgtctcttgttCCCTCTGTGCAGCGTACGTCCCAGAGGATGAGAAGGAAGCAGCTCTGTTGGATGAGGACCTGGATGGAGATGACTCAGCCCAGGAAGGAGAGGAACCCACTGCCAAGTTTCTGTGCCGGGACAAGGACTTTCTTCTTAAGGACCGGCCAGGATCCACTGGTTTCCATGACTCCCCAACTGCTGCAGACTTCTCGGGACAGGAACTGGACAGTGAGTCACACCTGAGTGAATCCAGCGACCGGATGTCCGACTTTGACAGCTCctcaatgaaaaatgaagatgatgTTCTCCTGTCCAAAGACCCAATGAATCCCCTCTCTCTGGCCTCTTCTGCCATCATGATGGCCGCCGCCACCTCCACAGCCCAAACCAGTGGAGAGGACACCATCTCAGCCACTACAGTGCCAGTGGTTGACAGCCTGGAGAAGATGAAGGCTATTTACACCTCCTTTCTTACTAACTCCTACTGGTCCACACTGAATCTGAACCTGAGCCAGCCCCCTGCAGAAAAGCCCCCtcgcagccacagcagcagcagtagcagcagcagtagcagtagctgTGGAAGTGGAGGCTACGATTGGCACCAGACAGCCGTGGCCAAAACCCTTCAGCAGGCCTCACAGAATCACCACAACCGGTTAGGGCTCGTCCACCACCCCACGGTGGCCGTGACCGCAGCATCTACAGAACCCAACCTCTTTAGCACGGTCCAGCTTTACCGGCAGAGCACCAAACTCTACGGCTCCATATTCACTGGTGCCAGCAAGTTCCGATGCAAGGACTGTAGTGCAGCATATGATACTCTTGTGGAGCTCACAGTACACATGAATGAGACAGGCCACTACCGTGATGATAACCATGAGGCAGATGGTGAGGGCACTAAGCGCTGGTCAAAACCCAGAAAGCGTTCCTTGTTAGAgatggaggggaaggaggatgCACAGAAAGTTCTTAAGTGCATGTACTGTGGCCATTCCTTTGAGTCCCTCCAGGACCTTAGTGTCCACATGATCAAGACGAAACACTACCAGAAAGTGCCTCTGAAAGAGCCCGTTACACCAGTGGCAGCTAAGATTATCTCCTCTGCCCGAAAGAGAGCCCCCATTGAGCTAGACATCCCTAGCTCACCTGACTCTAACGGGGGCACTACACCTAAACCCACCTCCCTCTCCGACTCTAATGACATACTCCAGAAAGCCTCCAACCCTTACATCACACCTAACAACCGCTACGGACACCAGAACGGTGCCAGCTACGCCTGGCAGTTTGAATCCAGAAAGTCACAGATCCTCAAATGCATGGAGTGTGGCAGCTCCCATGATACACTACAAGAGCTAACTGCTCACATGATGGTGACCGGACACTTTATTAAAGTCACCAACTCAGCCATTAAGAAAGGTAAACCCATAATGGAGTCATCCGCCCCCGCCCCAACCTCCATCTCGTCTGCTGAAGAGAAGGTCCAGTCTGTTCCCCTGGCTGCAACGGCATTCTCCCCTCCACCTGCCCCTGTGCCTCCACCTACCAGCATTTCCCCAGCTACCATGGCTGTGGAGataaaaaaggaggagaaggaggaggaatgtACGAAGGAGTCTATcacaaacaacagtaacaacatcaacaaagaCAAGAAAGCAGGGggtgaggaagatgaggaaaagTTTGATATTTCTTCAAAATACACCTATTTGACTGAGGAGGATCTGGATGAGAATCCTAAAGGGGGATTTGACATCCTTAAATCCTTGGAGAACACAGTGACCTCAGCAATCAACAAGGCCCAGAATGGGGCTCCCAGCTGGGGTGGATATCCCAGCATTCATGCTGCCTACCAGCTCCCCAACATAATGAAGCTCTCTCTGGGAAACTCTGGGAAAAGCTCCCCCCTCAAATACATGTTCCCTGGAGGGGAGATCCTCTCTCCCACTGGCAAGAATCAGCCGCTTATCTCCCCTCCCAGCCGACAGACCTCCCCTCTGCCCAAGAACAACTTCCATGCTATGGAGGAGCTAGTCAAGAAGGTGACAGAGAAAGTGGCCAAGGTAGAAGAGAAGATGAGAGAGCCCAGTGGAGTTGTAAGGGCGTCTCCTCTGAGGCGTACCACACCCTCTCCCTGCAACAGCGAGGCAGGGGACTCAGCCCAAGGAGACTCCCccaaagaaaggagaggaggaggctccAAAACCCCAGAGAATACGGGTGGAGGGGAAAAAGTAGGTGGAGGAGATGGAAGTGGAACCAATCACAGAGATTCAAATGGTGATGTGACTATAAAAGAGCCTGTGGAAAATGGAGTGGAGTCCACCGCTGTGACTTCCCCGctgtctgcttctctgtgtGGCAGCACAGCCATCATCACAGACCACCCTCCTCCAGAGCAGCCATTCGTTAACCCTCTTAGTGCACTGCAGTCAGTGATGAACGTCCACCTGGGGAAGGCTGCTAAGCCCGCCCTGCCCTCCCTTGACCCTATGAGCATGTTGTTCAAGATGAGCAACAGCTTGGCAGAAAAAGCAGCAGTGGCTGCCTCTACCCCACCAGCACAGACCAAAAAGCCCACCAATGACCACTTAGACCGTTACTTCTACCAGCAACATCTGAACAGTAATGACCAGCCCATAGACCTGACCAAGGGCAAAAGTGTGGACAAAAACAGCAGTAGTGGCTCTTTGGGTTCAacagctctctcctcctccacctccaccccatCCTCAATTTCCCCTTCCTCCACAGTCACCATGGCCAAAACCTCAGCTGCAGTAGCTTCCTTCATGTCCAACTCACCTTTGAGGGAGAATGCCCTGTCAGACATCTCAGACATGTTGAGGAACCTTACAGAGAGCCAGACTGTCTCCAAGTCCTCCACACCTACTAGTATGTCCGAGCGCTCTGATATTGAAGGTGCCACACAGGAGGAAACAGAAGATGTTTCACCAGCCCAGAAACGTAAAGGTCGCCAATCAAACTGGAACCCTCAACACCTCCTTATCCTCCAAGCCCAGTTTGCTTCCAGTCTCAGACAAACAAATGATGGCAAGTACATGATGTCAGACCTGAGCCCGCAGGAGAGGATGCACATCTCCCGTTTCACAGGCCTCTCGATGACCACAATATCACACTGGTTGGCCAATGTCAAATACCAGCTGAGGAGAACCGGCGGCACCAAGTTCTTGAAAAACCTGGACTCAGGTCACCCGGTGTTCTTCTGCAGCGACTGCGCCTCTCAGATTCGCTCACCGTCCACTTACGTCAGTCACTTGGAGTCCCACCTGGGCTTCCGACTGCGAGACCTGGCCAAGCTCTCTGGGGAGCAGCTGCTCAGCCAGATATCGCAGCAACACCATCAGCAACGCCACACCAAAGGACTGTCTGAAAAACTGCTCTCTAACCTTCACCCCTCCAGCCATCCTCTACCCTCCTCTTTACCCTCCCTACCCACCTCCCTGCCATCCTCCTTAACTACCCCTCTACCCCCGGCCGACTCCCCATCACCCTCCTCAGAGGAGGACGGCAGTGGTGCCATGTACCAGTGCAAGCTCTGCAGCCGGACTTTTGCAAGCAAGCATGCGGTCAAGCTTCACCTGAGCAAGACTCATGGGAAGTCTCCCGAGGACCAcctcatgtatgtgtgtgagctggaGAAACAGTAGCACTGGCTGGGGACAATGCTGCACTCTTTCTTAATATCACTCACTatttcttgctctgtctctctctttagcCTTTCACAGACATTTCTTTTAAAGAAGAGAAAGGACCATGAAAATGACAGAACTGCACAAAGATGCCATACAACTACTGCTTTGAGTTTTGGCACatggttttaatttttatttgttgttgttgctgttgtgtttttttttatgtttctgtctgAGGTAGACTCACTCTGGCCCAAGACACtcagttttcttgtgtttagTGCTCTCCTTTGACAGGAATAGAGTGACTTTCTCAAAATGTGCAGATGGGGATGTTGTCATTGATGAGATACAGTATATGAAGgtttaaaaaagagattttaaaatgaagtggtGTGTATTTTGAAACTTGTGTAAATGGGATTAAGTTCCTTTATATTTTGGCATCACTGGGGTGTGATAAGCTGCATGCATAAATGAAACAGTTTAGTTAAACATTGTATAACTAAATCTGGTGCACTTTCcatgatttataattttttttccctctcactttGTTCCttctctcgctcgctctgtCACTAATCTTTTTTtcgtttgtttgctttgttttgattccgtaaaacatttttgtgctggtgtcagcattttaaaatttaaccCTCTGAGTACGTCAAAGCACTTCTACACCTAAGATCCAAAACACTATTGACACAAGATTTGAGATTGGAATTTACTGAAGCTATTGTGAGAATTAAATGGACAATGAGTGCATTGTGTCTGCGATGTCCATGTTTCCCAGACATACGTTGAGTCTAATCCCAGACATGAAAGCATTTTGAAAAAGGCGCTTCTCCATTCAAAGGAAGGTTTTAGTCTTGTGCTTAATCTTTGTCTGGAAAATGCTCCCGAGTCTTGACACAAGCATCGTAGCTACAGTATGTgatgcaaaaaaacaactgaatctGACGTCTCTTACTTTGTTTGATCAGGGACCTTTATTAAttcaggtctgtgtaaaaatgtatataaaaaaacatattaactAATTCCTGTCTAAATTATGCATTGtttctatatttttaatttaagagGATTATGACTATCTGCTGGTGCACAATATATGAAGACATGAATAAAATTGTTTTGCACAATAGTTTtataaatgtgttatttaaTCAAATAATATGAACGTGGGAGGAGGCAAAAAGACGACAACAGGTGAATCTTTTTATTCCCAACTCGTGCTCAAAGGGTTAAAGATTCTTTTTACCAGACACTACTCTACATGTGCCGCTGTATGAACACTAAAAAGATTATAAAGGTTGTACAAAAGATGTTACTTTATCAAGAAATTTCACATGTAATCTGTTATTTATAAGCACTCTTGGTTGTTTCATATCGTTGAATGCCTTTTCGattggtcctttttttttttatttctttttttttttttctgtctaattACTCTCCCATGATTCCACACTGCAGCTTTATCTTTTCGGGATATGAAAGGTAACCATGGTTACGCTAACCTCTTGAGTGACAAGTTCTGCTACA
This DNA window, taken from Myripristis murdjan chromosome 3, fMyrMur1.1, whole genome shotgun sequence, encodes the following:
- the tshz3b gene encoding teashirt homolog 3b, coding for MPRRKQQAPRRAAAYVPEDEKEAALLDEDLDGDDSAQEGEEPTAKFLCRDKDFLLKDRPGSTGFHDSPTAADFSGQELDSESHLSESSDRMSDFDSSSMKNEDDVLLSKDPMNPLSLASSAIMMAAATSTAQTSGEDTISATTVPVVDSLEKMKAIYTSFLTNSYWSTLNLNLSQPPAEKPPRSHSSSSSSSSSSSCGSGGYDWHQTAVAKTLQQASQNHHNRLGLVHHPTVAVTAASTEPNLFSTVQLYRQSTKLYGSIFTGASKFRCKDCSAAYDTLVELTVHMNETGHYRDDNHEADGEGTKRWSKPRKRSLLEMEGKEDAQKVLKCMYCGHSFESLQDLSVHMIKTKHYQKVPLKEPVTPVAAKIISSARKRAPIELDIPSSPDSNGGTTPKPTSLSDSNDILQKASNPYITPNNRYGHQNGASYAWQFESRKSQILKCMECGSSHDTLQELTAHMMVTGHFIKVTNSAIKKGKPIMESSAPAPTSISSAEEKVQSVPLAATAFSPPPAPVPPPTSISPATMAVEIKKEEKEEECTKESITNNSNNINKDKKAGGEEDEEKFDISSKYTYLTEEDLDENPKGGFDILKSLENTVTSAINKAQNGAPSWGGYPSIHAAYQLPNIMKLSLGNSGKSSPLKYMFPGGEILSPTGKNQPLISPPSRQTSPLPKNNFHAMEELVKKVTEKVAKVEEKMREPSGVVRASPLRRTTPSPCNSEAGDSAQGDSPKERRGGGSKTPENTGGGEKVGGGDGSGTNHRDSNGDVTIKEPVENGVESTAVTSPLSASLCGSTAIITDHPPPEQPFVNPLSALQSVMNVHLGKAAKPALPSLDPMSMLFKMSNSLAEKAAVAASTPPAQTKKPTNDHLDRYFYQQHLNSNDQPIDLTKGKSVDKNSSSGSLGSTALSSSTSTPSSISPSSTVTMAKTSAAVASFMSNSPLRENALSDISDMLRNLTESQTVSKSSTPTSMSERSDIEGATQEETEDVSPAQKRKGRQSNWNPQHLLILQAQFASSLRQTNDGKYMMSDLSPQERMHISRFTGLSMTTISHWLANVKYQLRRTGGTKFLKNLDSGHPVFFCSDCASQIRSPSTYVSHLESHLGFRLRDLAKLSGEQLLSQISQQHHQQRHTKGLSEKLLSNLHPSSHPLPSSLPSLPTSLPSSLTTPLPPADSPSPSSEEDGSGAMYQCKLCSRTFASKHAVKLHLSKTHGKSPEDHLMYVCELEKQ